The nucleotide sequence GCTGCCTCGGCGCGGTTCGGCCCGAAAATCATTCCAGGTAAGTTTACGGTCAGGATTATAATGTACCGTATCATCGTCGGTCATCCGGGAATCATCCGTGAAGATGACCTTCAGGCCGGTTGCCAGTTTTTCATTCTGGCTCACTTCGCGGGTCATATAGTCATTCAGCGTCCGCAGAGAAGCGACAACTGCCTGCCGGATAGTCGGTTCAATAACGGTTGTCTGGCTCAGGGGACGGGTGTAGTTGACGCTGCCCCGGTAGGTGGTCAGGCGGGTGCTGGTTTCGCTGCCGTCCTCGTTTTTGCCCAGCAGGTCGAAAGCAGCGGCAAACAGAAAGTGGCCCGTCACGCGGTTGCCTACAGCGGTTTCGGTCAACCGGAACTGCGTCACGCGCATGGCAATCGGTCGCAGCGTTTTATTCGGTCTGACACTCTGGTTGATAAATTGCCGGATGCCACCAACAAGCCCGTGTTCCAGATCAACCGACTGCGGAGGCTGATTAAGCACCAGCGCCAGCCGGGCAACCGGACCCGATTCGGATCGCTGATCAGAAACGGCAGCAATATAAAATTCTTTGGGCGTAAACGGCAGGGATTGCGGCTGAAGCCGGATAGGAACAGACGGAAGCGTATGGAACGCTCCGTACAGCAAAAGTAAGAGAAAGGTAACGGCTCTCATTCTATATCTAAAAACGGTTTCTGCGTTTAGAAAGTGCCGTAAACAAACGCCCTCCGAACAACAATCCGGAGGGCGTTTTAGAGGTAGTTGAGCAGCTGAGGCCTTACTCGATCAGCATGGCCCTGCCGCTCATAACGTCGTTCTCGACGGTTTTGAACTTCACATCACGTTTCACCGAGCCGTCGGCATACTGCACACTAACCCGGGCATTACGGTCCAGCTTCGCTACCCGAACCGGAGCCTGACGCGGAGGCATTGGAGGAGCCCCGGCCCCCATGGCGTTATTTTCGGCCATGCGACGGGCGTATTCCTCAGGACCGCTGGCAAGGTGGTCGTCGTCAAAATCCTCCATATTAGTGTGCAGCTGGGGCTGCGGCTCGGGCCGGTGCTGCGCAGGAGCCTGCCGGATTTCCTGCTGTACCTCTTCGGCCTCCTGCGCGGGGATATCGGCTTTGCTCAGGAAGCTGATCGTGTCGAAGTTGACTTTACTCAAGAATCGCTTAAACAGCTCTACAGATTCGAACTTATATACCAGCAAGGGGTCTTTCTGTTCGAAAACGGCGTTCTGTACCGACTGCTTCAGGTCGTCCATTTCGCGCAGATGTTCTTTCCATTCCTGGTCAATCACCGACAGCGTTACGGCCTTTTCCATTTCTGTGACCAGTTCACGACCACCCGTTTCAACGGCTTTCCGCAAATCGGTCACAACGGTCAGCTCGTGCAGGCCATCGGTAAAGGGCACCACAATATTTTTAATCTGGTGGCCCTGTTCATTCAGCACCTGCGTCAGCACGGGCAGGGCTTTCTCGGCGATGGCGTGGTTTTTAGCCTGATACTGTGCTTCGGCTTCGTTATACAACTGCCTGATCTGATCCGGTTTCTTCATCCGGCCAAACTCGTCGGCTGTCAGCTCGGGCGTAACGCCGAGTGTGGTCAGCAGTTGCAATTTGATTTCTTCATAGTTGCCCTCGGCGTTATTGACCGTTTCTTCGACAACATCATACATCGTGTTGGCGATGTCGAGCGGTAGCCGGTCGCCAAACAGGGCGTTCCGACGGCGTTTGTAGATAGCTTCACGCTGGTAGTTCATGACGTCGTCGTATTCGAGCAGACGCTTCCGGATGCCGAAGTTGTTTTCTTCGACTTTCTTCTGCGCTCGCTCAATAGACTTCGTAATCATTGAGTGCTGAATGACTTCGCCTTCTTCCAGGCCCATCCGGTCCATCACCTTTGCAATCCGGTCGGAACCAAACAGACGCATCAGGCTGTCTTCGAGCGAAACAAAGAACTGCGACGTACCGGGGTCGCCCTGACGACCCGAACGACCACGTAACTGCCGGTCGACCCGGCGCGACTCGTGACGCTCTGTACCAATAATCGCCAGACCACCCGCAGCCCGCGACTCGGGCGTCAACTTGATGTCGGTACCCCGACCGGCCATGTTGGTCGCAATCGTTACGGTACCCGGCTGTCCGGCCGAAGCAACGATCTCGGCTTCGCGCTGGTGATATTTAGCGTTCAGAACCTGGTGCTGAATCTTCCGCAGGGTCAGCAGGCGGCTCAGCAGCTCAGAGTTTTCAACCGACGTTGTTCCCACTAGCACGGGCCGGCCTTTCTCAACCAGCGCGGTGATTTCATCAACGACGGCGTTGTATTTCTCGCGAACCGACCGATACACTTTGTCTTCTTCGTCCTTGCGGCTGATGGCCCGGTTGGTCGGAATCACGACCACGTCCATTTTATAAATCTGCCAGAACTCCGATGCCTCCGTTTCGGCCGTACCGGTCATACCGGCCCGCTTGTGGTACATCCGGAAATAGTTCTGGAGCGTAACGGTCGCGTAGGTCTGGGTTGCGTCTTCTACTTTTACGTTCTCTTTGGCTTCAACGGCCTGGTGCAGCCCATCCGACCAACGGCGGCCTTCCATGATCCGGCCGGTTTGCTCGTCCACGATTTTTACCTTACCGTCCATGATGACGTATTCGGTATCCCGTTCAAACAGCGTGTAGGCTTTCAATAACTGGTTAACGGTATTGATACGCTGCGTCTTGACGGCATAATCGCGCACCACGGCTTCGCGGTGCAGAATCTTTTCCTGCTCCGAGAACTCGGGGTTTTTATCAATCGCATTGAGATCAATCGACAGGTCGGGCAGGATAAAGAAGTTAGGGTCCTCGCCCGAGCCCGTAATGTAGTCAATGCCTTTTTCGGTTAAGTCAATGCTGTTATGGCGCTCGTCGATGGTGAAATACAGCGGAGCGTCGGCTTCGGGCATCAGCTTCTGGTTTTCGGCCAGATAGATGGCTTCCGTTTTTTGCAGCAGCGCTTTGTTGCCGGTCTCACTCAGAAACTTAATGAGCGGCTTATGTTTGGGCAGACCCCGGTGCGCCCGGAACAAGGACAAACCACCTTCTTTCTCATCGCCGGCTGCAATCTTCTTTTTGGCGTCGTTTAGAAAATCGAACACCAGTTTCCGCTGGGCTTCTACCACGCGGGCTACGCGGGGCTTCAGCTCGATATAATCCTGCTCATCGCCACGGGGAACGGGGCCGCTGATAATTAACGGCGTCCGGGCGTCGTCGATCAGAACGGAGTCCACTTCGTCCACCATAGCGTAGTGGTGTTTGCGCTGAACCAGTTCGCCTGTTTCGCGGGCCATGTTGTCGCGCAGGTAGTCGAAGCCAAATTCGTTATTGGTTCCGTACGTAATGTCGGCCAGATACGCCTGCTTGCGTTGAAATGAGTTGGGCTGGTGCTTATCGATGCAGTCCACGCGCAGGCCGTGAAACTCAAACAGCGGAGCCATCCACTCGGAGTCACGCTTGGCCAGGTAATCGTTTACCGTTACGATATGGACACCGCGACCGGCCAGACCGTTCAGGAAGGCCGGGAAAGTAGCGACGAGGGTTTTTCCTTCGCCCGTCGCCATCTCCGCAATTTTGCCCTGGTGCAGAACCACACCCCCGATAATCTGCACATCGTAATGGACCATGTCCCATTTGATGGGCGTTCCGGCCGCATCCCAGCGGTTAGCCCAGTGAGCCTGGTCGCCCTCGATCACGACGTTTTTCTTGCGGGAAGCAATTTCACGGTCGAAGTCCGAGGCCGTAACCGTCAGTTGGTCATTCTCGGTGAACCGGCGGGCGGTTTCTTTCACAACGGCAAAGGCCCGGGGCAGAATGCTGAGCAGAACGCGCTCCAGTTCGGTATTACGCTCGGCCTCCAGTTTGTCAATCTGGTTGAAAAGCCGCTCTTTCTCGTTGACGTCAACGTCGGGGTTGCCAGCCTGTTCGCTCAGCTGGGCAAGCTGATTGTCGATGTCGGCCAGCTCATCCGCAATCTGCGCTTTAAGTTCGGCCGATACCTGACGAAGTTCATCATTGGAAAGGTCTTTCAACCGGGCAAATTCGGCGTTTACCTGTTCAACGTAGGGGAGCAGTTCCTTGATGTCCCGCTGCGATTTGGTGCCGAAAAACTTGGCTATCAGGTTGATCATATTCTTCGTTAATGGTTAGTAGCTCAGGGTTGGCAGGAAATAAAATTGCTCGTTACCAGTCACCAGCCACTAAAATTTTCTACAAATTTAGTGCATTAGCGCCGGACTTTAACATAGCTAAGGGCTGGCGATTTGTACGTTACCTTATGGGAACGACGTTTTGGGAGTAATGCATTACTTTTGCAAATCAAATTTTGGCCCAACAGCCAACATTCATGCGTACTAACGACAAATTGTCACCTACTTTATCATTGACTCGCCGTTTACGAACCACGTTTGTCTTACTCTTACTGACGGCAGCTATGCAGGCGTTGGCCCAGCAGCCTGCTCAGTCGCGGGTTGATCAGCTGACCGACGCCCAGGTTGAAGAGTTCTACCGCCGGGCGCAGGCCAGTGGTCTGAATGAAATGCAGATTGAGACCTACGCCATGTCGCAGGGCTATACGCTCGATGATATTGCTAAAATGCGCAAACGTATTGCGAATATTCGTTCGCAGACGTCGCGCCCCGGCAGTCAGACCGGAATTCGGGGGAACAATCGGCTCAACAACCGGGGAAATACCGGTACACGGGGGAACGTAAACGAGCCCAGCATGGAGTCGGGCCGGATGCTGCCCGACGATCTTTCGCAACGGGACGATTCGCTGCAGTTGCTGCCGCGCCAGGATACGGTTCGTAAACTACGGGTATTTGGCGCATCGCTGTTTGAGAATGCCAGTTTGTCATTCGAGCCGAACCTGCGCATCGCCACCCCCCGGAACTACATAGTAGGTCCCGACGATGAAATCAGCATTGATATCTCCGGAGCAGCATCCGATAACTTTCAGCTGCGGGTCACGCCCGAAGGAACGGTTAAGGTGCCGAACGTACAGCCTATTTTCGTTAGCGGGCTGACCATTGAACAGGCCGAACAACGGATTATTGCCCGTTTGCGGAAGGCGGGCTATCAGGGGCTGGGTGTGCCGGGCAGCGGAATAGATGCCAACGTAGCGCTGACCAATATTCGCAGCATTCGGGTGACGCTCGTAGGCGAAGTGGTACGGCCGGGAACGTACACCATCTCTTCGCTCGGGTCGGCCTTCAATGCGCTCTACCTGGCGGGCGGTCCGAATCCCGAAACTGGCTCCTTTCGTAAAATCAGCGTTATCCGCGGTAATCGCGTTGTCCGGACCATTGACCTCTACAACTTTGTCCTGCATGCCGATCAACGGGACAACATCCGTCTTCAGGATCAGGATGTTATTCGGGTGGCTGATTACGAAACCCATGTCGAGCTGACCGGCGAGGTACGTCGGCCCGCTATTTTTGAGTTACTGCCGGGCGAAACGCTTAAGACGCTGCTGAGTTTCGCAGGGGGCTTCGGTGATGATGCTTACCGGGCGTCGATTACGCTCCGGCGCAACACCAGCCGCGAGCGCCAGATGGTGAGTATTACCGAAGATCAGATTGCCACCTTCATTCCGCAGCGGGGCGACAAATACTTTGTTGGGAAAATTCTGGAGCGGTATGAGAACCGTGTGCAGGTAGCGGGGGCCGTCATGCGGCCGGGTGATTACGCGCTTGGACAAGGTCTGGAAACCGTACGGCAACTCATCACCCGGGCCGAAGGGCTGCGTAAAGATGCGTTTACGAACCGCGCAACGATCATTCGGGAACGCCCCGATATGGACCACGAGAATCTATCGTTCGATCTGGGTAAGTTAATGCGAGGCGAAATCGCCGATATTTCGCTGGTGAGCCAGGATAGCCTGACGGTGTTTTCCATTCGTGATCTGCGGGAAGAATATTACGTCACGATTGAAGGGGCGGTCAATAAACCGGATACGATTGAATTCGTCAACAACATGAGTGTTGCCGATCTGATTGCCAAGGCGGGCGGTTTTCAGGAAGGGGCTAAACCGACTCTGATTGAAGTGGCCCGGCGTATCCGGCAGGATTCGGTTGGTATCCGGACCACTATGCAGGAAGTATATCGTTTCTCGGTTGACCCGAACCTGCGCATCACGCAGTTTGAAGGCGGCCCCGGCACCGGTTCGGGCGGATCGAGTGCGTTCCGACTGCAGCCGTTCGATATTGTGTATGTTCGGACATCGGCGAACTACGAACCGCAGCGGCAGGTGCATGTTTATGGAGAGATTATGCAGCCCGGCAATTATGTGATCTTTAACCGGGAGGAACGCATTGCCGACCTGATTCGGCGGGCGGGTGGCCTGAAACCGGAGGCTTATCTGTCCGGTGCGCAGTACCGACGCAAGGGCCAGCTCGTGGGCAATGATCTGCGGAATCTGCTGACAGACCCGGGGGGCGAGGAAAATCTGCTGCTTAAGGAAGGCGATACGCTGTTCATCCCCCGACGGTCGGAGGTTGTTTACATCCAGGGGGCCGTACTGAACCAGTCGTCGGTTAGCTACAAGGCAGATTATAACTTTAATGATTACATAACTGAATCAGGCGGGTTTACGGAGAATGCACGTCAGAGCAAAGCCTATGTGGTGTATCCAAACGGACGGAAAGACCGCACACGTCGGTTTCTCTGGGCGAACCTGCGGCCGAATGTAGAGCCCGGTTCGACGATTGTTGTACCGTTCCGCCCGGATGATGACCGGAATCTAAGCCCAACCGAACGGATTGGCATTTTCTCGCTCATTGGGACACTGGCGGCCACGACGGCAACGGTGCTGATCAACGTATTGCGATGATAACCCGTATCCATCGTACCGAAACCCATCAAACTACACCTGTGCATGTCCGTAACGGAACAAAATAAAGTAAACTCCCCGAACGATGGCGAATATGAGATTCGGCTGAGTGAAATAGCTCAGTGGCTTGCCGAAAGCCGTCGTACCGTTGTCCTCTGGGCGCTGGGTGCGTTGCTGGTTGGGGCCCTGTATGCTTTTCTGACGCCAAATGAATTTACTACGTCGGTCCGGATCATGCCGGAGCTAAAAGCGTCCGGTAACGCGGGTGGCCTGGGCGACCTGAAATCGCTGGCCGGACTGGCGGGCGTGAACCTCGACAATGTAACGGGCAGCACCGAGGCTATCCGGCCCGATCTGTACCCGGACGTAGTATCGAGTGTTCCGTTCGCGCTGCATATGCTGCGCCAGCCGGTTTTTGTCGCTGAAACTGGCAAAAGCATGAGCCTGCAGCAATATCTGGTCTGGGATAACGAACGGCGCGTCATCGGCGCCATCCGGACGTATTTAAATTCGTTATCGTCTGCCGAAAAAGTGCCGGTAAGGAATATGGACAAGACTCAGGTGCTGACCATGACGTCTGAGCAGGAAATCTGGGCGCGGGAGATATTCAATCGGATTGGGGCCGCCATTGATAAGAAATCGGGTATTATCACGATTTCCGCTGAGATGCCGGATCCGGTTGTGGCCGGGACGGTGGGGCGCCAAACTCTTGATTACCTGCTGCATTACGTTACCGACTATCGGACGGGCAAAGCCCGCCAGCAGGTGCGCTTTCTCGAGCAGCAGGTCCGGAACGCCCGTCGCCGGTACGAGAGCGCCGAATATGCCTTGTCGGCCTATCGGGACCGTAACCGGAGCCTGTTCCTGAATACGGCAAAAATTGAGGAGCAGCGCTTACAGGGCGACTACCTGCTGGCTCAGACGGTCTATAATGATTTGTCCAAGCAACTGGAGCAGGCACGGATTAAAGTCCAGGAAGAAGCCCCCGTTTTCCAGACCCTTAACCCCCCCAGCGTACCGCTTAGGAAAAGTGGCCCGAAAAGGCTGGTAATTATCATCGCGTTTACCATCTTTGGGGCCTTAGCTGGTCTGACGGCCTTCTTCGTTCGTCGGATCTTTCGCCAGAAACCTGTACGGTTCGTATGAAAAAAGCGTTGATTTGTGGTGTGTCAGGGCAGGACGGAGCCTATTTAGCCAAG is from Spirosoma taeanense and encodes:
- a CDS encoding SLBB domain-containing protein; the protein is MRTNDKLSPTLSLTRRLRTTFVLLLLTAAMQALAQQPAQSRVDQLTDAQVEEFYRRAQASGLNEMQIETYAMSQGYTLDDIAKMRKRIANIRSQTSRPGSQTGIRGNNRLNNRGNTGTRGNVNEPSMESGRMLPDDLSQRDDSLQLLPRQDTVRKLRVFGASLFENASLSFEPNLRIATPRNYIVGPDDEISIDISGAASDNFQLRVTPEGTVKVPNVQPIFVSGLTIEQAEQRIIARLRKAGYQGLGVPGSGIDANVALTNIRSIRVTLVGEVVRPGTYTISSLGSAFNALYLAGGPNPETGSFRKISVIRGNRVVRTIDLYNFVLHADQRDNIRLQDQDVIRVADYETHVELTGEVRRPAIFELLPGETLKTLLSFAGGFGDDAYRASITLRRNTSRERQMVSITEDQIATFIPQRGDKYFVGKILERYENRVQVAGAVMRPGDYALGQGLETVRQLITRAEGLRKDAFTNRATIIRERPDMDHENLSFDLGKLMRGEIADISLVSQDSLTVFSIRDLREEYYVTIEGAVNKPDTIEFVNNMSVADLIAKAGGFQEGAKPTLIEVARRIRQDSVGIRTTMQEVYRFSVDPNLRITQFEGGPGTGSGGSSAFRLQPFDIVYVRTSANYEPQRQVHVYGEIMQPGNYVIFNREERIADLIRRAGGLKPEAYLSGAQYRRKGQLVGNDLRNLLTDPGGEENLLLKEGDTLFIPRRSEVVYIQGAVLNQSSVSYKADYNFNDYITESGGFTENARQSKAYVVYPNGRKDRTRRFLWANLRPNVEPGSTIVVPFRPDDDRNLSPTERIGIFSLIGTLAATTATVLINVLR
- the secA gene encoding preprotein translocase subunit SecA, with translation MINLIAKFFGTKSQRDIKELLPYVEQVNAEFARLKDLSNDELRQVSAELKAQIADELADIDNQLAQLSEQAGNPDVDVNEKERLFNQIDKLEAERNTELERVLLSILPRAFAVVKETARRFTENDQLTVTASDFDREIASRKKNVVIEGDQAHWANRWDAAGTPIKWDMVHYDVQIIGGVVLHQGKIAEMATGEGKTLVATFPAFLNGLAGRGVHIVTVNDYLAKRDSEWMAPLFEFHGLRVDCIDKHQPNSFQRKQAYLADITYGTNNEFGFDYLRDNMARETGELVQRKHHYAMVDEVDSVLIDDARTPLIISGPVPRGDEQDYIELKPRVARVVEAQRKLVFDFLNDAKKKIAAGDEKEGGLSLFRAHRGLPKHKPLIKFLSETGNKALLQKTEAIYLAENQKLMPEADAPLYFTIDERHNSIDLTEKGIDYITGSGEDPNFFILPDLSIDLNAIDKNPEFSEQEKILHREAVVRDYAVKTQRINTVNQLLKAYTLFERDTEYVIMDGKVKIVDEQTGRIMEGRRWSDGLHQAVEAKENVKVEDATQTYATVTLQNYFRMYHKRAGMTGTAETEASEFWQIYKMDVVVIPTNRAISRKDEEDKVYRSVREKYNAVVDEITALVEKGRPVLVGTTSVENSELLSRLLTLRKIQHQVLNAKYHQREAEIVASAGQPGTVTIATNMAGRGTDIKLTPESRAAGGLAIIGTERHESRRVDRQLRGRSGRQGDPGTSQFFVSLEDSLMRLFGSDRIAKVMDRMGLEEGEVIQHSMITKSIERAQKKVEENNFGIRKRLLEYDDVMNYQREAIYKRRRNALFGDRLPLDIANTMYDVVEETVNNAEGNYEEIKLQLLTTLGVTPELTADEFGRMKKPDQIRQLYNEAEAQYQAKNHAIAEKALPVLTQVLNEQGHQIKNIVVPFTDGLHELTVVTDLRKAVETGGRELVTEMEKAVTLSVIDQEWKEHLREMDDLKQSVQNAVFEQKDPLLVYKFESVELFKRFLSKVNFDTISFLSKADIPAQEAEEVQQEIRQAPAQHRPEPQPQLHTNMEDFDDDHLASGPEEYARRMAENNAMGAGAPPMPPRQAPVRVAKLDRNARVSVQYADGSVKRDVKFKTVENDVMSGRAMLIE
- a CDS encoding Wzz/FepE/Etk N-terminal domain-containing protein gives rise to the protein MSVTEQNKVNSPNDGEYEIRLSEIAQWLAESRRTVVLWALGALLVGALYAFLTPNEFTTSVRIMPELKASGNAGGLGDLKSLAGLAGVNLDNVTGSTEAIRPDLYPDVVSSVPFALHMLRQPVFVAETGKSMSLQQYLVWDNERRVIGAIRTYLNSLSSAEKVPVRNMDKTQVLTMTSEQEIWAREIFNRIGAAIDKKSGIITISAEMPDPVVAGTVGRQTLDYLLHYVTDYRTGKARQQVRFLEQQVRNARRRYESAEYALSAYRDRNRSLFLNTAKIEEQRLQGDYLLAQTVYNDLSKQLEQARIKVQEEAPVFQTLNPPSVPLRKSGPKRLVIIIAFTIFGALAGLTAFFVRRIFRQKPVRFV